GATGCAGAAGTCGCCGTCCTGAAGCAACGGGATTTTCTGGCGAGGATTGAGCCTGGTGTATTCAGCCGTCTTGGTCTCCCCCGTCCGTGGCCCGATCGGCTTGACCGTGTAGGGCAAGCCAAGTTCGTGCATGGCCCAGTGTGCACGAATTGTGCGGCTTGTGCCGGCGCCCCACAGGGTGAGATCGGGCGTCGCGCTCATCACCACTTCTCCACCGACGGACGAAGATCGAGTTCATGGGTCCAGCCGTCGCGGCTTTGCTGATGGGTGAACCAGTACGCTTCGGCAATAGAGGATGTCTTCGTCAGGCTGTCCGGCGGGATCTCGCTTACCTCGATCCCCTTCGCCGCTTTCATGCGCTGGTGAATGGCTTCGCTATCGACGCCGGCGTCGATGACGAGATGGACGACATGGATATTCTTCGGCCCAAGCTCGCGCGCCATGGCCTGTGCCACCGCGCGAAGTCCGAATTTCGCCGATGAAAACGCGGCAAAGCCCTGGCCGCCGCGAATGCTGGCGGTCGCACCGGTAAAGAAGATGGTGCCGCGTCCGCGCGGCAGCATGACGCGCGCGGCCTCGCGCCCCACAAGGAATCCTGCGTAGCAGGCCAGCTCCCAGGCCTTGAAGAAAAGCTTTTCTGTGGTGTCCAGCAGCGGCTTGTTGACATTCGATCCGGCATTGAAAAGGCAGACCTCGATCGGTCCGATATTGCTTTCGACCTCGGAAAAAAGCTTCTGGACTTCGGCTTCCTGACGCGCATCGACGCTGAAGGCGTGGATGCGATGGCCTGCCGCAGTCAGTTCGTCCACTAGCCCCTGGGATTTGGCGGCGTCGCGCCGGCAGATGCACACCGTATAGCCGCCTTTGGCAAAACGCCGCGCAACGGCAGCGCCGATCGCGTCGCCTGCGCCCACCAGGATTGCCACGCCGCGACCCTGCACCATGCTCGCTCCCCAATAGGTTCTTTTTTGATACTTATTGGTAGCTACTCTCCGCCGCGTTGTAAATGAACTTTTCCAAACCCTCGAAATGGCAGCTTGCGGAACAACTGGTCTGATCGACGATCCGGCACTGCCGCACATGATCAGGCGATGCAGCGCGGCGAAGGCGCTGGCAGATCGGCGGTGACTTGCCAATCGCGGGCGCGCTTGGTCATTGCCAACGTCGAAAGATGACGCTGGCGTTGACGCCCCCAAAGCCGAATCCGTTGGAAATCGCATGCTCCATCGTCATCCGCCTGGCCTCGCCGGCCACGAGGTCGACGCCTTCCGCAGCCGGATCGGCATTTTCGAGATTGAGAGTGGGCGGTGCGACCTGGTCCCGTAGCGCGAGGATCGTGAAGATCGCTTCCGCTCCTCCGGCTGCGCCGAGCAGATGACCGGTTGCCGATTTGGTGGCGCTCACGGCAATTTTTCCGTCGTGGCCGAACACGGCTTTGATCGCCTCCAGTTCGGAAACGTCGCCAACCGGCGTCGAAGTGGAATGGGCGTTGAGATGCTGGATGTCACTGGGCTTAAGGCTGGCCTGCCGCAAGGCGCCTTCCATGGCGCGGCGCGCGCCGTCGCCGTCCTCGGGGCCTGACGTGATGTGGTAGGCGTCAGCAGTCGTGCCATAGCCGGCGATTTCGGCGATCGGCTGGGCGCCGCGGCGGAGCGCGTGCTCCAGCTCTTCAATGACGAGGATGCCGGCGCCTTCGCCCATGACGAAGCCATCGCGGTCGCGGTCGAAGGGGCGGGACGCACGCGCCGGCGTTTCGTTGAAGCCCGTCGAAAGGGCCCGGGCGGCGGCGAAGCCGCCAAGGCTCACGAGATCAATGCAGGCTTCCGAGCCACCGCAAATCGCAACGTCGGCTTCTCCGGTTCGGATGAGGCGTGCGGCATCGCCGATTGCCTGCACGCTCGCGGCGCAGGCGGTGACCGGCGTACCGATGGGACCCTTGAAGCCGTAGCGGATCGAGATATGGCCGGCCGCGAGATTTGCGAGAAAGGACGGCACGGTGAAGGGCGAGAGGCGCCTGACTCCGCGCTGATCGGTGGTGCGGACCGCCTCGACGATTGCCGGAAAGCCTCCGATGCCCGATGCGCTCACGGTCGCCGTGCGCTCCATGGAATGCGCATCGGAAGGAGTCCATGCCGCTTGTGCCATCGCCTCGGCCGCGGCAACCAGCGCGAACAGGATGAAGCGATCCATCCTCCGCTGATCCTTGGGAGGAACGACCAGATCCGGATCGAAGCCCCCATCCGGATCATCGGCCTTTATCGGCACGATCCCAGCGACCCGCGCGGGAAGGGCAGCCGCCCATTCGGGAAGGGCCGCCAGCCCTGAACGGGCCGCGAGCAGCCGCGACCATGCCAGCTCACTGCCGCAGCCCAGCGGTGATACGAGTCCCAGTCCCGTAACGACGATGCGACGCATGATCAGATGACCTTCGAGGTCGGCTTGGCTAGTCCGGTTAAGCCGGCAATCCCATCTGCTTGCGAAGGCTCTTGTCGAACATCCGTTCGGGGACGAAACGACGCAGGACGCTCACCTGCCGTGCCATCTTGCCGCAGGTGTATCGCAGACGGGGCGATTTGGTCGTCACGGCTTCTAGGACCCGGTCAGCGACAATGTCGGGACTGTCGGCTGTCTTCATGATCTCTCGCATGAGCGCGCCGGATCGCGTTCGCGCCGAGACGTACGCGTCCAGGCTCCGATCCGGCAGCACCATGTTTTGTTCGAACGAAGTTTTGGTATACGCCGGCTCAAGCAAGCAAATTCGAATGCCGAAGGTCCGCACCTCGTGGTCCAGGGACTCCGAATAGCCTTCGAGAGCATGCTTGGTGGAGGAGTAGAGGGCCGAGAACGGGGCAGGTATTATGCCCATGACCGAACTTATATTGACGATCCGTCCCGCTTTTTGACTTCGCATCACAGGGAGAACCGCGTTGGTCGTGCGGATCACTCCGAAAAAGTTTATGTCGAACAACGCTTGGGCTTGTTGCACCGACGATTCTTCAGCTGCGGCAAGCAGGCCGGTTCCCGCGTTGTTGACCAGAACATCGATCCTGCCCGCCGTATCGAGCACTTTGTCGACGACCGCCTTGACTGATGCGTCGTCCGTTACATCGCAGGGAATCATCGTAATGCCGTCCGCGATGCTTGCGGCGGCCCGCCGGCTCGTGCCGAAAACGCGGAATCCAGCTTGACGCAGCGCCTTTGCCGAAGCCTGCCCGATTCCCGTTGCGGCCCCGGTCACAATCGCTACCTTGCCATCTTGTCGCATAGAAAGCCTCTGTCGATGCTATTGAACAGCCGATTTAGATGACGCTCGTTCTGACGGTCGGGAAATTGGCAGCAATCTCGGGAGCGTCAGTTGTTACCGGGTTCTTTCCGAATATCTCGTGGCCGGCCGACCTGACTGCGTGAGCGCACGACTCAACGCAATGCGGGCGTCCTCAAACGCCGTCCAGAACGATGTATCCTCCAATGAGGGAAAGCAGACCAGCTCGCCCTGGTCCAATGCTTGGAGAGCGGTGTCGACCAATTCCTCCGCGGACATGAAGAGTTCGTCGGGGAAGGGCGCCTCAGTGAGACCGGATGCTTCAAAAAATTCCGTACGAACCGGGCCGGGAAGTACCGCCTGAACCGTGACATTGGTCTTTGCAAGCTCCATCTGGAGCGAGCGGGTGAAATTCAGGACATATCCCTTGGTGCCGGAGTAGCCTGCGCCGGAAGGCGTTGGCATGACCGCGATGATGGAGGCGATATTGATGATCGTTCCGGAATTGCGCCGCAGGAAACCCGGCAGGACTGCATGCGTCAGTCGTGTCAATGCCAGCACATTGATCTTGATCAGGTTCTCCAACGCAGCCGCAGCCACTTTCGACGTGGGCCCAAGAGCGCCAAGGCCGGCATTGTTAATCAGGACGTCGATGTCCTCTCGCTCGGTCAGTAACGCCTCAATGCGCAACAGGTCCGCCGGATCGCCGAGATCCGCAGTCACGATCTCGACGGCGCGCTTTGTCTTGGCTTGGATTTTGCTGGCGATCTCTTCTAGTCGGTTCCGACGACGGGCGACGAGAATCAAGTTGTAGCCGCGCTCCGCCATTCGTTCGGCATAGGCAGCGCCTATCCCCGACGAGGCACCGGTAACGACTGCAAAACGCTGATGGTTGCTCATCCTGATCTATGCCTCGGACAACCGGCCTGACTAAGCCGGCTCTTGAATGGGGTACGGCACCGGCTTGTTTTCCTCGAGCCAGCGCTTCTCGTCCTCGGAATTTGGCGGCGGCGGGGGCATGCCTTGGATCTGCCAGAGATCAAAAGGCGTTTCATCGATGTGGATTTCCCAATCCCTGCCGCGATCCTTGATGTAGGGCGCCAGCGCCTTTTCCGCCCAGCCCATCCATTTGGCTTTCAGCTTCTTGGCGTCGGGCGGGAATGACCGGGCGATGTGATCCACCGAGATGCGAACGAAATTGTGCGCCTCCTCGCCGCCCATATAGAAGGACTCGGGGGCAACCTCGTGAAAAACGACGATGACGTAGAATTTTGGCAGTCCGCGATAGAGCTCGGTAATTCGTTGCGAAAGGGCGCGTTTGTCTTCAGCGGTGAAGGCGCCGACCGGATGATAGATTTTCCAAAAGGGCATTTTTCCTCCTGAAGCGGGACGCGGTTTGGCACTCAACAATGATGATCATCATCATTGTTTGGGCGAGCATCATCATTGTTTGGGTGTCTTGTCAATCATTAATAATGACATGTATCATCGTAACGAGATTTGGGAGATTGTCCGTGCGGATTACTGAAAGTCAGGCCCAGAAGAACCGGCAGAAAGTTGTCGCGAGGGCATCAAAGCTCTTTCGCGAGGGCGGTTTCGACGGCATTTCGGTCAACGATCTGATGAAAGCCGCCGGCTTCACGCATGGCGGATTCTACAATCACTTCGAATCGAAGAGCGCACTAGCGTGTGAGGCCCTCGACTACGCATTCCGCCAGATGGATGGCGTGCGGGAACAAATGCCGAGCCTCGACGAGTT
The DNA window shown above is from Bradyrhizobium sp. ISRA464 and carries:
- a CDS encoding SDR family oxidoreductase produces the protein MSNHQRFAVVTGASSGIGAAYAERMAERGYNLILVARRRNRLEEIASKIQAKTKRAVEIVTADLGDPADLLRIEALLTEREDIDVLINNAGLGALGPTSKVAAAALENLIKINVLALTRLTHAVLPGFLRRNSGTIINIASIIAVMPTPSGAGYSGTKGYVLNFTRSLQMELAKTNVTVQAVLPGPVRTEFFEASGLTEAPFPDELFMSAEELVDTALQALDQGELVCFPSLEDTSFWTAFEDARIALSRALTQSGRPATRYSERTR
- the fabF gene encoding beta-ketoacyl-ACP synthase II: MRRIVVTGLGLVSPLGCGSELAWSRLLAARSGLAALPEWAAALPARVAGIVPIKADDPDGGFDPDLVVPPKDQRRMDRFILFALVAAAEAMAQAAWTPSDAHSMERTATVSASGIGGFPAIVEAVRTTDQRGVRRLSPFTVPSFLANLAAGHISIRYGFKGPIGTPVTACAASVQAIGDAARLIRTGEADVAICGGSEACIDLVSLGGFAAARALSTGFNETPARASRPFDRDRDGFVMGEGAGILVIEELEHALRRGAQPIAEIAGYGTTADAYHITSGPEDGDGARRAMEGALRQASLKPSDIQHLNAHSTSTPVGDVSELEAIKAVFGHDGKIAVSATKSATGHLLGAAGGAEAIFTILALRDQVAPPTLNLENADPAAEGVDLVAGEARRMTMEHAISNGFGFGGVNASVIFRRWQ
- a CDS encoding tautomerase family protein, producing MSAKPRPASGGKMPFWKIYHPVGAFTAEDKRALSQRITELYRGLPKFYVIVVFHEVAPESFYMGGEEAHNFVRISVDHIARSFPPDAKKLKAKWMGWAEKALAPYIKDRGRDWEIHIDETPFDLWQIQGMPPPPPNSEDEKRWLEENKPVPYPIQEPA
- a CDS encoding SDR family NAD(P)-dependent oxidoreductase, yielding MVQGRGVAILVGAGDAIGAAVARRFAKGGYTVCICRRDAAKSQGLVDELTAAGHRIHAFSVDARQEAEVQKLFSEVESNIGPIEVCLFNAGSNVNKPLLDTTEKLFFKAWELACYAGFLVGREAARVMLPRGRGTIFFTGATASIRGGQGFAAFSSAKFGLRAVAQAMARELGPKNIHVVHLVIDAGVDSEAIHQRMKAAKGIEVSEIPPDSLTKTSSIAEAYWFTHQQSRDGWTHELDLRPSVEKW
- a CDS encoding oxidoreductase, translating into MRQDGKVAIVTGAATGIGQASAKALRQAGFRVFGTSRRAAASIADGITMIPCDVTDDASVKAVVDKVLDTAGRIDVLVNNAGTGLLAAAEESSVQQAQALFDINFFGVIRTTNAVLPVMRSQKAGRIVNISSVMGIIPAPFSALYSSTKHALEGYSESLDHEVRTFGIRICLLEPAYTKTSFEQNMVLPDRSLDAYVSARTRSGALMREIMKTADSPDIVADRVLEAVTTKSPRLRYTCGKMARQVSVLRRFVPERMFDKSLRKQMGLPA